One Actinospica robiniae DSM 44927 genomic region harbors:
- a CDS encoding LCP family protein codes for MEDRVSDDTQGLGGPDFEQTQHTDTGPDDAAHAETADGFGVILEQAQATEEYVEQNQRRDRIARRARRRRRIRYALLSTTVTVSLVVAAGFVYLAYDAQHLTRNLKHTALLPVGVTEPPEQVDAFGRSAINILLLGSDTRSSSADCSLGGACVQGGDNAGANGDSEMVVHLSADRSNATVVSIPRDTETDLPECAGGGRGMINSALQYGPDCQVAAVVKLTGITIDHFVEFDFSGVVDLSSELGGVPVCVSAAVHDPYSKLTIGAGVTDVQGKQALQFLRTRHAFYDGSDLGREQATHIFMSSMLRKAKQNATLTNIGEMQSLAETVTKYTTVDNGLDSVTSLIELADDFGQVASNRVTFLTMPWDQDTNTSDPSYQARVVEDPQAVQLFEDIKKDKSFTTAGEVETLSAGSSTSPDLSSPSPSSSSAAGSGGEQDAAAAAASEAAVGASETAAARTHPMHVVVVNSSGATNRYQTVVQQLFQDGFVYSSGSDATSTVASTTLVYSSKEVKAAAELAGDLHLPPSALQESGTGTTLTLTIGTDWPTGSTYSAAGTASASAAINVPSQSYEENGADAGVCVQANPEDETH; via the coding sequence GTGGAGGACAGGGTGTCGGACGACACGCAAGGCCTTGGCGGGCCGGACTTCGAGCAGACTCAGCACACGGACACCGGCCCGGACGACGCGGCGCACGCGGAGACGGCCGACGGGTTCGGCGTGATACTCGAACAGGCGCAGGCCACCGAGGAATACGTCGAGCAGAACCAGCGCCGGGACCGCATCGCGCGCCGGGCGAGGCGGCGCCGCCGGATCAGGTACGCGCTGCTCTCGACGACCGTGACGGTCTCGCTCGTCGTCGCCGCCGGGTTCGTCTACCTCGCCTACGACGCCCAGCACCTGACCCGCAACCTCAAGCACACCGCCCTGCTGCCGGTCGGCGTGACCGAGCCGCCGGAGCAGGTGGACGCCTTCGGCCGGTCCGCGATCAACATCCTGCTGCTCGGCTCGGACACCCGGTCCAGCAGCGCGGACTGCTCGCTCGGCGGCGCCTGCGTGCAGGGCGGGGACAACGCCGGTGCTAACGGCGACAGCGAGATGGTGGTGCACCTGTCCGCGGACCGGAGCAACGCGACCGTCGTCTCCATCCCGCGCGACACCGAGACCGACCTGCCCGAGTGCGCCGGCGGCGGCCGCGGCATGATCAACAGTGCCCTGCAATACGGCCCGGACTGCCAGGTGGCGGCCGTGGTCAAGCTCACCGGCATCACCATCGACCACTTCGTCGAGTTCGACTTCTCCGGCGTGGTGGACCTCTCCAGCGAGCTCGGCGGCGTCCCGGTGTGCGTGAGCGCGGCGGTGCACGACCCGTACTCGAAACTGACCATCGGCGCCGGTGTCACCGATGTGCAGGGCAAGCAGGCGCTGCAGTTCCTGCGCACCCGGCACGCCTTCTACGACGGCTCCGACCTCGGCCGGGAGCAGGCCACGCACATCTTCATGTCCTCGATGCTGCGCAAGGCGAAGCAGAACGCGACCCTGACGAACATCGGCGAGATGCAGTCGCTCGCGGAGACGGTGACCAAGTACACCACCGTGGACAACGGGCTCGACAGCGTCACCTCGCTGATCGAGCTGGCCGACGACTTCGGCCAGGTGGCCTCGAACCGGGTCACCTTCCTGACCATGCCGTGGGATCAGGACACGAACACGAGCGACCCGAGCTACCAGGCCCGCGTGGTCGAGGACCCGCAGGCCGTGCAGCTGTTCGAGGACATCAAGAAGGACAAGTCCTTCACCACCGCGGGCGAGGTCGAGACGCTCTCCGCGGGTTCCAGCACCAGTCCGGACCTCTCCTCGCCCTCGCCGTCCTCGAGCTCGGCGGCCGGGTCCGGGGGTGAGCAGGACGCGGCGGCGGCCGCGGCGTCCGAGGCCGCGGTCGGAGCGTCCGAGACCGCGGCCGCGCGCACCCACCCGATGCACGTGGTGGTGGTCAACTCCTCCGGGGCGACGAACCGCTACCAGACCGTGGTGCAGCAGCTCTTCCAGGACGGCTTCGTCTACTCCTCCGGCAGCGACGCCACGAGCACGGTCGCGAGCACCACGCTGGTCTACTCGTCGAAGGAGGTGAAGGCCGCCGCGGAACTCGCCGGGGACCTGCATCTGCCGCCCTCGGCGCTCCAGGAGAGCGGCACCGGCACCACGCTCACGCTCACCATCGGCACCGACTGGCCCACCGGAAGCACGTACTCCGCGGCGGGCACCGCTTCGGCGAGCGCGGCCATCAACGTGCCGAGCCAGTCCTACGAGGAGAACGGCGCGGACGCCGGCGTCTGCGTGCAGGCCAACCCGGAGGACGAGACCCACTGA
- a CDS encoding ATP-binding protein, protein MGVRSVRSISPQLVLGLVVTELTAPAALSEARRLTVGALERWGLAERAGDAALVISELAGNALRHGSGPVELILRRKPTSGGPAVICTVKDAGKWRGSDVPDRDEIESDLDAEGGRGLFIARELADSLIVRAPRYRAGTTVTATFTAAAGEAEGSRAAGAGSAVARGARAWERRVRRAWPLRGAAGS, encoded by the coding sequence ATGGGCGTACGATCCGTGCGCTCGATCTCTCCACAGCTCGTCCTGGGCCTGGTGGTCACCGAGCTGACCGCGCCGGCCGCCCTGTCCGAGGCCCGCCGGCTCACCGTCGGCGCCCTGGAACGGTGGGGGCTGGCCGAACGGGCCGGCGACGCCGCCCTGGTCATCAGCGAACTGGCCGGCAACGCGCTGCGGCACGGCAGCGGACCGGTCGAACTCATCCTGCGGCGCAAGCCCACCTCCGGCGGCCCCGCCGTGATCTGCACCGTGAAGGACGCCGGCAAGTGGCGCGGCTCGGACGTGCCGGACCGCGACGAGATCGAATCCGACCTCGACGCCGAGGGCGGCCGGGGCCTGTTCATCGCCCGCGAGCTGGCCGACTCGCTCATCGTTCGCGCCCCGCGCTACCGGGCGGGCACCACCGTCACGGCCACCTTCACCGCCGCCGCCGGCGAGGCCGAGGGCAGCCGTGCCGCCGGAGCGGGCAGCGCGGTGGCCCGTGGAGCGCGCGCCTGGGAACGCCGGGTGCGCCGGGCCTGGCCGCTGCGCGGCGCCGCCGGCTCCTGA
- a CDS encoding phospholipase D-like domain-containing protein: protein MRHTVLRALGSAAACGLAASALAAAPAHAATDPYSAFVWNTGSASEPAIYNFINSATKSIDMTMYEFVDTTAVNDLVAKEKAGVTVRVVLDGQHTSYNAAAIKALKAAGVGITESNTSRFTYTHQKTITVDGTESLILTGNLTSSYYTTTCDYGVFDTDAADVAAIEAVFNADYANKAITPGAGDDLLWSPTTATTKLLSIINGATKTLDIEEEEFSSSTLVNAVVARAKAGVKVRVVVEYPADYSSEVSEIKAAGGTVVGYSSSTGYYIHAKAVVADYGLSTAAVEVGSMNWTSNSLSDNRELGILVKDTGVEGVIETQFDADYAGGTLQ from the coding sequence ATGCGCCACACCGTCCTGCGTGCCCTCGGTTCGGCCGCCGCCTGCGGCCTGGCCGCCTCGGCCCTGGCCGCGGCTCCCGCCCACGCCGCCACCGACCCGTACTCCGCCTTCGTCTGGAACACCGGCTCGGCCAGCGAGCCGGCCATCTACAACTTCATCAACTCGGCCACCAAGTCGATCGACATGACGATGTACGAGTTCGTCGACACCACGGCCGTCAACGACCTGGTGGCCAAGGAGAAGGCCGGCGTGACCGTGCGCGTCGTGCTCGACGGCCAGCACACCTCGTACAACGCCGCCGCCATCAAGGCCCTGAAGGCGGCCGGCGTCGGCATCACCGAGTCCAACACCTCCCGGTTCACCTACACGCACCAGAAGACGATCACCGTCGACGGCACCGAGTCGCTGATCCTCACCGGGAACCTGACCTCGAGCTACTACACCACCACCTGTGACTACGGGGTCTTCGACACCGACGCCGCCGACGTGGCCGCGATCGAGGCCGTGTTCAACGCCGACTACGCCAACAAGGCGATCACCCCCGGCGCCGGCGACGATCTGCTCTGGTCGCCGACCACCGCCACCACCAAGCTGCTCTCGATCATCAACGGCGCCACCAAGACCCTGGACATCGAGGAGGAGGAGTTCTCCAGCTCCACCCTCGTCAACGCGGTGGTGGCCCGGGCCAAGGCCGGCGTGAAGGTCCGCGTCGTGGTCGAGTACCCGGCCGACTACTCTTCCGAGGTCTCCGAGATCAAGGCGGCCGGCGGCACCGTCGTCGGCTACTCCAGCAGCACCGGTTACTACATCCACGCCAAGGCGGTCGTGGCCGACTACGGCCTGTCCACCGCCGCGGTCGAGGTCGGCTCGATGAACTGGACGAGCAACTCGCTCAGCGACAACCGGGAGCTGGGCATCCTGGTCAAGGACACCGGGGTCGAGGGCGTCATCGAGACCCAGTTCGACGCCGACTACGCCGGCGGCACCCTCCAGTAG
- a CDS encoding DUF6191 domain-containing protein — MSIFLELFSPGGRHRVDEQERLEHTREVEGVSVPGRGPIDLGSGVVLIKPSASLPSRREEEAEGDTDAEGDGDEV; from the coding sequence GTGAGCATCTTCTTGGAACTGTTCAGCCCGGGCGGTCGGCACCGTGTCGACGAGCAGGAGCGTCTCGAGCACACCCGCGAGGTCGAGGGTGTCTCGGTGCCCGGCAGGGGCCCGATCGACCTCGGTTCCGGCGTCGTCCTGATCAAGCCTTCGGCCTCCCTCCCGTCGCGGCGGGAAGAGGAGGCCGAAGGTGACACCGACGCCGAAGGCGACGGGGACGAGGTCTAG